The sequence AACAACAAATCCCATAAAATTGATTTGAGCGATGCGAGGGATTTTAAGGGCAATGATATTTATGATGATGAAACCGATGAAATCTTATTGTTTGATTTGCATGAACAAGATAATTTTAATAAGGAAGAAGAAGAAAAAGAAATCCGCCAAAATATTAACGACAGGGTGCGCGTCCAAAGAAAAAACCCTTGGATGAATGAAAGCGGGATCAAACGACAATCCAAGAAAAAACGCGCATTCCGTAACGATAACAGTCAAAAAGTGATCCAAAGCGCGATTGCAATCCCTGAAGAAGTGCGCGTCTATGAATTCGCGCAAAAAGCGAATTTGAATCTGGCTGATGTGATTAAAACCCTCTTTAATTTAGGGCTTATGGTAACTAAAAACGACTTTTTGGATAAGGATAGCATAGAAATTTTAGCCGAAGAGTTCCATTTAGAAATTTCTGTTCAAAACACCTTAGAAGAATTTGAAGTAGAAGAAGTGCTAGAGGGGGTGAAAAAAGAGCGCCCGCCTGTGGTGACTATCATGGGGCATGTTGATCATGGTAAAACTTCACTACTGGATAAAATCCGTGATAAAAGAGTCGCTCACACGGAAGCTGGGGGGATCACTCAGCACATTGGCGCTTACATGGTAGAAAAGAATGACAAATGGGTGTCTTTCATTGACACCCCAGGGCATGAAGCCTTTAGCCAGATGCGTAATCGTGGGGCTCAAGTAACAGATATTGCAGTGATTGTGATAGCGGCTGATGATGGCGTGAAGCAACAGACTATTGAAGCTTTAGAGCATGCAAAAGCGGCTAATGTGCCTGTGATTTTTGCGATGAATAAAATGGATAAGCCTAATGTGAATCCGGACAAACTCAAAGCCGAATGCGCTGAGCTTGGTTATAACCCTGTGGATTGGGGCGGAGAGCATGAGTTTATCCCTGTTTCAGCTAAAACGGGCGATGGCATTGACAATTTATTAGAAACCATTCTTATCCAAGCGGATATTATGGAATTAAAAGCCATAGAAGAGGGCAGCGCTAGAGCGGTTGTTTTAGAAGGGAGCGTGGAAAAAGGGCGTGGGGCAGTAGCCACTGTGATTGTCCAAAGCGGGACTTTGAGCGTGGGGGATAGTTTTTTTGCCGAAACGGCGTTTGGTAAAGTAAGAACGATGACTGATGATCAAGGCAAGAGCATTCAAAATTTAAAACCCTCTATGGTGGCTCTCATCACGGGCTTGAGCGAAGTGCCGCCTGCGGGATCTGTTTTAATAGGGGTAGAAAACGATTCTATCGCGCGCTTGCAAGCTCAAAAGAGGGCGACTTATTTACGCCAAAAAGCCTTGAGTAAAAGCACTAAAGTGTCTTTTGATGAGCTTTCAGAAATGGTCGCTAATAAGGAATTAAAAAACATTCCTGTAGTCATTAAAGCGGATACGCAAGGAAGCTTAGAAGCCATTAAAAACAGCTTGTTGGAGCTTAATAACGAAGAAGTAGCGATCCAAGTGATCCACTCAGGGGTGGGGGGCATTACTGAGAATGATTTGAGCCTGGTTTCTAGCAGTGAGCATGCGGTGATTTTAGGCTTTAATATCCGCCCTACCGGTAATGTGAAAAATAAGGCTAAAGAATACAATGTGAGCATCAAAACTTACACGGTGATTTATGCTTTGATTGAAGAAATGCGATCGCTACTATTAGGCTTGATGAGCCCTATCATTGAAGAAGAGCATACCGGGCAAGCGGAAGTGAGAGAAACCTTTAATATCCCTAAAGTAGGCACGATAGCCGGGTGTGTGGTGAGCGATGGGGTGATCGCTCGTGGCATTAAGGCGCGTTTGATTAGAGATGGCGTGGTGGTTCATACCGGCGAAATCCTTTCTTTGAAACGCTTTAAAGATGATGTGAA is a genomic window of Helicobacter pylori oki112 containing:
- the infB gene encoding translation initiation factor IF-2; translation: MSGMVDLKEFLAELGKTQKELKNVIEQAKDIGLELKTNSKMTPEEANKLYKYIVDGIKEQIQANQPTKNPEQDNKDDLNMAATPKPLNKKVSKTPKKEETKSQPKPKKTKEKKKEAPTPIAKKKGGIEIVNTFENQTPPTENTPKVVSHSQIEKAKQKLQEIQKSREALNKLTQSNANNANSTNNANNANNANNANNAKKEISEVKKQEQEIKRHENIKRRTGFRVIKRNDETENETENSVTESKKPTQSAAAIFEDIKKEWQEKDKQEAKKVKKPSKPKATPTAKNNKSHKIDLSDARDFKGNDIYDDETDEILLFDLHEQDNFNKEEEEKEIRQNINDRVRVQRKNPWMNESGIKRQSKKKRAFRNDNSQKVIQSAIAIPEEVRVYEFAQKANLNLADVIKTLFNLGLMVTKNDFLDKDSIEILAEEFHLEISVQNTLEEFEVEEVLEGVKKERPPVVTIMGHVDHGKTSLLDKIRDKRVAHTEAGGITQHIGAYMVEKNDKWVSFIDTPGHEAFSQMRNRGAQVTDIAVIVIAADDGVKQQTIEALEHAKAANVPVIFAMNKMDKPNVNPDKLKAECAELGYNPVDWGGEHEFIPVSAKTGDGIDNLLETILIQADIMELKAIEEGSARAVVLEGSVEKGRGAVATVIVQSGTLSVGDSFFAETAFGKVRTMTDDQGKSIQNLKPSMVALITGLSEVPPAGSVLIGVENDSIARLQAQKRATYLRQKALSKSTKVSFDELSEMVANKELKNIPVVIKADTQGSLEAIKNSLLELNNEEVAIQVIHSGVGGITENDLSLVSSSEHAVILGFNIRPTGNVKNKAKEYNVSIKTYTVIYALIEEMRSLLLGLMSPIIEEEHTGQAEVRETFNIPKVGTIAGCVVSDGVIARGIKARLIRDGVVVHTGEILSLKRFKDDVKEVSKGYECGIMLDNYNEIKVGDVFETYKEIHKKRTL